The proteins below are encoded in one region of Alistipes indistinctus YIT 12060:
- the mltG gene encoding endolytic transglycosylase MltG, whose product MKKRLNRKGWVLLGSLILIVTVLGAAGLSLGRYYWATAVERSGVVYVPTGASFTQLMDSLRRHEVLRNETAFARMARRHGLDTPLKAGRYELKEGMSYVRTVRMLRLGWQVPVRVTFNNIRTPDRLAGVLARKLEPDSAAWLAALTSDSLARVYGLTPQTILTLCIPNTYEFFWNTSPDTFLQRMRQESDKFWTSRDAKLSRSGLTRQQAYILASIVYEETKRKNEMPRVAGVYVNRLKRGMPLQADPTVKYAVGDFALRRVLNRHLEVDSPYNTYKYPGLPPGPICMPSIDALDGVVDFENHDYLYFCAKDDLSGAHAFARTLAEHNRNAQAYARALNRRGIR is encoded by the coding sequence ATGAAAAAGAGATTGAACCGCAAAGGGTGGGTGCTGCTCGGCAGCCTAATACTTATCGTAACCGTGCTGGGGGCAGCGGGGCTTTCGCTGGGCCGCTATTACTGGGCGACCGCGGTGGAGCGCAGCGGTGTGGTTTATGTTCCGACCGGCGCGAGTTTTACCCAGCTGATGGACTCTTTGCGCCGTCACGAGGTATTGCGCAACGAAACGGCTTTTGCCCGTATGGCACGCCGTCACGGGCTTGATACGCCACTGAAGGCGGGGCGGTACGAGCTCAAAGAGGGGATGAGTTACGTGCGTACGGTCCGTATGCTGCGTCTTGGGTGGCAAGTTCCGGTACGTGTGACGTTCAACAACATCCGGACACCTGACCGGTTGGCCGGTGTCCTCGCGCGTAAGCTCGAACCCGATTCCGCCGCATGGCTCGCGGCGCTGACCTCCGATTCGCTTGCCCGGGTATACGGCCTTACGCCACAGACGATCCTGACGCTCTGTATTCCCAATACGTACGAATTCTTCTGGAATACCTCTCCCGATACATTCCTGCAACGCATGCGGCAGGAGTCCGACAAATTCTGGACATCGCGCGATGCGAAGCTTTCGCGCAGCGGCTTGACGCGGCAGCAGGCGTATATCCTCGCTTCCATTGTTTATGAGGAGACCAAGCGCAAGAATGAAATGCCGCGCGTGGCCGGGGTTTATGTCAACCGCTTGAAGCGGGGTATGCCGCTGCAGGCCGATCCGACGGTAAAGTACGCGGTAGGAGATTTTGCGCTCCGGCGGGTGCTGAACCGCCATCTCGAGGTCGATTCTCCGTACAATACCTACAAATATCCCGGGTTACCGCCCGGTCCGATCTGTATGCCGTCGATCGATGCGTTGGACGGCGTTGTCGATTTCGAGAACCACGATTACCTCTATTTCTGTGCGAAAGACGACCTGTCCGGCGCGCATGCCTTTGCTCGGACGTTGGCCGAACACAACCGCAATGCGCAGGCCTATGCCCGTGCATTGAACCGGCGGGGGATCCGCTGA
- a CDS encoding DUF4199 domain-containing protein encodes MTPNHTQNSVPVDPNRKKLVWKEAATGGLYLGLALVAVMVISYLGRMDATLSWVPGLLNFAALVLFILFYARKVSHYYASTGFYYPQSLAFILKMMLFAGVLAGVGQFILQNYVDPGYYTSVIETTLKESGFKEEDISLTMETGVMRNPIVMALSGAISMLLYGGMIGLVVSAFVKRPPAAPAPKQEPDPSDSNPGNSTSHGND; translated from the coding sequence ATGACACCGAACCATACTCAAAATTCTGTCCCGGTCGATCCGAACCGCAAAAAGCTGGTCTGGAAAGAGGCCGCTACGGGCGGGCTGTACCTCGGCCTGGCACTGGTCGCCGTGATGGTGATCAGCTACCTCGGGCGCATGGACGCCACCCTCTCCTGGGTGCCGGGCCTGCTGAATTTCGCCGCACTGGTGCTCTTCATCCTTTTCTACGCGCGCAAAGTCTCCCACTATTACGCTTCGACGGGATTTTACTATCCGCAAAGCCTGGCGTTCATCCTCAAGATGATGCTCTTCGCCGGGGTCCTGGCGGGCGTCGGACAATTCATCCTGCAAAATTACGTCGATCCCGGTTACTACACCTCCGTAATCGAAACGACGCTTAAGGAGAGCGGCTTTAAAGAGGAGGACATCAGCCTGACGATGGAAACCGGCGTAATGAGAAATCCTATCGTCATGGCACTGAGCGGCGCAATCAGCATGCTGCTTTACGGCGGCATGATCGGGCTCGTCGTATCGGCATTCGTCAAACGGCCGCCGGCAGCTCCCGCACCCAAGCAGGAACCGGACCCGTCCGATTCAAATCCTGGTAATTCCACTTCCCATGGCAACGACTAA
- a CDS encoding DUF4293 domain-containing protein has product MIQRVQTLYLLIAAIFTGILLFMPMASFCGVVLAGDLTAWQIELTDAAGNTLIQPIHLLGILLLCAALLPLITIFLFRKRKLQMRLCLIEVCLLIASFGTFAYYYTQQNNDEMEKTVSPLLFLLIVAIASVLMARWRIAKDEALVRSLDRIR; this is encoded by the coding sequence ATGATCCAACGAGTCCAGACCTTATACCTGCTGATCGCCGCCATCTTCACGGGTATTTTGTTATTCATGCCGATGGCCTCCTTCTGCGGCGTAGTTTTGGCAGGCGACCTTACAGCGTGGCAGATCGAATTGACCGATGCCGCCGGCAATACGCTGATTCAACCGATTCACCTTCTCGGAATCCTGTTACTTTGTGCCGCGCTACTACCCTTAATCACGATCTTTCTCTTCCGGAAACGCAAATTGCAAATGCGGCTATGCCTGATCGAAGTCTGTTTATTGATCGCTTCGTTCGGCACTTTCGCTTACTACTACACGCAGCAGAACAACGACGAAATGGAAAAAACGGTTTCACCGCTGCTGTTCCTGTTGATCGTAGCCATCGCCTCTGTGCTGATGGCACGCTGGCGTATCGCCAAGGACGAAGCGCTCGTCCGCTCGCTGGACCGCATCCGCTAA
- a CDS encoding L-threonylcarbamoyladenylate synthase, with protein MLIRIYPENPNEKAIAQVVDILRRDGVIVYPTDSVYAFGCSLHSTRAIERIRTLTGKQGDDFSIICHDLSGIAAYARVDTPTFKLMKRNLPGPFTFLLSASNKVPDKFLDRKKTVGVRIPANGIPLAIVEALGNPLVTASVKTPGPETEYTTDPSLIYERYGDRVDMVVDGGYGNAEPSTIVDCTGDEPEIIREGIGELI; from the coding sequence ATGCTGATCAGAATTTATCCGGAAAATCCCAACGAGAAGGCGATAGCCCAAGTGGTGGATATCCTGCGCCGCGACGGTGTGATCGTCTATCCGACCGACAGCGTCTATGCTTTCGGCTGCTCGCTGCACAGTACCCGCGCGATCGAGCGCATCCGCACGCTGACCGGCAAGCAGGGCGACGATTTTTCGATCATCTGCCACGATCTGAGCGGCATCGCCGCTTATGCGCGTGTAGACACGCCCACGTTCAAGCTGATGAAACGGAATCTTCCGGGTCCCTTTACCTTCCTGCTCAGTGCGTCGAACAAAGTCCCCGACAAATTCCTCGACCGCAAAAAGACGGTCGGCGTCCGGATCCCTGCGAACGGCATCCCGCTGGCCATCGTCGAGGCATTGGGCAATCCGTTGGTGACCGCCTCTGTCAAAACCCCCGGTCCCGAAACCGAATACACGACCGATCCCTCGCTGATTTACGAACGCTACGGCGACCGCGTCGACATGGTGGTCGACGGAGGCTACGGCAACGCCGAGCCGAGCACGATCGTCGATTGCACGGGCGATGAGCCCGAGATCATACGCGAAGGGATCGGCGAACTGATATAA